A stretch of Arachis hypogaea cultivar Tifrunner chromosome 15, arahy.Tifrunner.gnm2.J5K5, whole genome shotgun sequence DNA encodes these proteins:
- the LOC112748638 gene encoding uncharacterized protein, which yields MDAAENGKGGVFFLYGYGGTGKTFVWKTLAAALRSKSQVVLTVASSGIASLLLLGGRTAHSRFSISLNLDEFSTCNIKQGSALAGLLIKTKLIIWDEAPMVNRFCIEALDRTMRDILRFKNPSSLHQPFGGKTVIFGGDFQQILPVIPKGTRQEIVNATINSSYIWNDCKLLTLTKNMRLRSSDSNTRSSELKEFADWILGIGDGSHGTPMGQCQKILIPDDILVKDWDDPIEAICKVTYPKLFYCTIADEHIEDRAILALTLQVVDEINQFMMSLNPTEAQTYYSSDKACPTESNNDLLASIHTPEFLNTIRCSGVPNHELTLKAGTPIMLLRNIDHSVGLCNGTRLVVIKLGKHIIEARGSARKNKGQKVFIPRTTLSPSDHRIPFKFQRRQFPIMVSYAMTINKSQGQSLANVGLILKKPVFTHGQLYVAASRVTHRRGLKILLCHDEDNCVETDNVFKEVFRNVA from the coding sequence ATGGATGCTGCTGAAAATGGGAAGGGTGGAGTATTCTTTTTGTATGGTTATGGAGGGACTGGCAAAACATTTGTTTGGAAGACTTTAGCAGCTGCATTGAGATCTAAATCACAAGTTGTACTTACTGTTGCATCGAGTGGTATTGCATCTCTTTTATTACTCGGGGGTAGGACAGCACATTCACGTTTTTCAATCTCACTCAATCTAGATGAATTCTCAACATGCAATATAAAACAAGGAAGTGCATTGGCCGGGCTGTTGATAAAGACAAAGCTTATCATTTGGGATGAGGCTCCTATGGTAAATAGATTCTGTATTGAAGCTCTTGATAGAACAATGCGTGACATCTTAAGATTCAAGAATCCAAGCAGTCTTCACCAGCCATTCGGTGGGAAGACAGTTATTTTTGGGGGTGATTTTCAACAGATATTACCGGTGATCCCTAAAGGGACTCGGCAAGAGATTGTTAACGCCACTATAAACTCATCTTACATCTGGAATGATTGCAAGCTCTTGACATTGACAAAAAATATGAGATTGAGATCAAGTGATTCCAACACAAGGTCGTCTGAGTTAAAAGAGTTTGCTGATTGGATACTTGGTATTGGTGATGGTAGTCACGGAACTCCAATGGGACAATGTCAGAAGATTCTAATCCCAGATGACATACTGGTCAAAGACTGGGATGATCCAATTGAGGCAATTTGCAAGGTTACTTATCCAAAACTTTTTTATTGCACCATTGCTGATGAGCACATTGAAGACCGAGCAATACTTGCACTAACATTGCAAGTAGTTGATGAGATAAACCAATTCATGATGAGCTTAAACCCTACTGAAGCACAGACATACTATAGCTCAGACAAGGCATGCCCAACCGAGTCTAACAATGACTTATTGGCGTCCATTCACACACCTGAATTCCTAAATACAATTAGATGCTCAGGAGTGCCCAATCATGAGCTGACATTAAAGGCTGGAACTCCTATCATGCTTTTAAGAAACATTGACCACTCGGTAGGATTGTGCAATGGAACACGTTTGGTTGTCATTAAGCTTGGAAAACACATTATAGAAGCACGTGGTAGTGCCAGAAAGAACAAAGGTCAGAAAGTCTTTATTCCTAGGACGACTCTAAGTCCTTCCGATCATCGAATACCATTTAAGTTCCAACGAAGACAATTTCCTATAATGGTATCATATGCGATGACAATAAACAAAAGCCAAGGGCAATCATTAGCGAATGTTGGATTAATTCTAAAAAAACCTGTTTTCACCCACGGTCAGCTTTATGTTGCAGCATCTAGGGTGACACACAGGAGAGGTCTTAAGATACTTTTATGTCATGATGAGGATAACTGTGTAGAGACCGATAATgtttttaaagaagtttttagAAATGTGGCTTAA